A region from the Deinococcus reticulitermitis genome encodes:
- a CDS encoding Eco57I restriction-modification methylase domain-containing protein: MSATQLHHVRVHGLGLTDDFLLQLSDRAQTARLEGSAPASYDLPPRTSLEEAIQDAWDDARKAWLKSQQHGTDTWAGWVRPLLKALDYSFPGGGVTGGKYAVNHLSETGDVPLHFTKQADLDRVTDETGLRVSPHGLMQGYLNATPGHLWGLVTNGETLRLLRDNAQVTRPAYVEFQIGEMLRAEDARAFRVLWLLLHRTRLRGGQGGTLERWNEASKELGQRANDTLRDGVQLAIEHLGTGFLHRNPALLEATRSGAVTPQDLYRACLRTVYQMVFLFVTEDRDLLFERNDKGEYVADAVTRARAAHLLTRALRQKAGALTGSAAHTDAYQGWETLLTYVRGGFAPLGLPALGSLLFSPTLLSGLKLGNDALYAAVRALSEIRVGGSLRPVNYAGLDSEELGSIYESLLELVPRVESGPRFSLTLLPGNERKSTGSYYTPAPLIGLLLDSALDPVIDDAVRDKTPQDAIRALRELKVIDPACGSGHFLIAAARRIGVRLAELEEETSQPSPAALRRATRTVIAHCIYGADINPVAVELAKVALWLESQDAGKPLAFLDHRLRVGNSLLGIGRDGMQVTETLKDTSRTRTSDKLTEVRLLGLPDDAYAALEGDDRGTVADLKKRNKQERKALAPAAGNQPTLLGPSGLGVKLGALNRIEPNTLQDVQAQESTFRAIEADETRQQDKALADAWCAAFVLPRLPGRPAVTTATLHTLQAQPAALPGVREAVRAVAAQYRFLHPHIEFPDVFTGERGGFDCVLGNPPWEHTELKEKEWFAARVPEIAGAATGAIRKRMIDELATVNPQLHDDFLFARREADAVSHFISASGRYPLTARGRINTYAIFSELCRQSLNPQGRMGIIVPSGIATDDTYKSFFQDITESGSLKELYFFNNKVYFKQIGLNQKLFVTLSAGPKSDDGTFFMACDVSTAEEAVSPGRRFNLSPAEIALLNPNTRTAPVFRTARDATITKGIYQRVPVLLNEGTGENPWGVSFKQGLFNMTSDSGLFRTAAQLEAEGWVLQGNHYHQAGGPGRMLPLYEAKLMHQFDHRYATYTPQGDTRDLTPAEKADPDTLPQPRYWVPEGEVEGRLIQRDRNGNITWAWTRKWLMGFRDITNATNERTAIFSPMPRIGVGNKAPITFTDHVEKIAGYLSCVSSFPFDFAARQKVGGTTMNFFLVKQFPVLPPSAFTPQRLGFITPRVLELTFTAHDLTGFARDLGHAGPPFAWDEERRFWLRAELDALYFLLYGLEPADVDYVMDTFPIVKRKDEAKWGTYRTKEAILSVYDELRALGLERLDEYRSRAPGGAVAGGWVPTS, translated from the coding sequence ATGAGCGCCACGCAACTTCATCACGTTCGCGTGCACGGCCTGGGCCTCACCGACGACTTCCTGCTGCAACTCTCCGACCGGGCGCAGACCGCCCGCCTGGAGGGCTCAGCGCCCGCCAGCTACGACCTGCCGCCCCGCACCAGCCTGGAAGAGGCCATTCAGGACGCCTGGGACGACGCCCGCAAGGCCTGGCTGAAATCGCAGCAGCACGGGACGGACACCTGGGCCGGGTGGGTGCGGCCCCTGCTGAAGGCGCTGGACTACTCCTTCCCCGGGGGGGGAGTGACCGGCGGCAAGTACGCCGTGAACCACCTGTCGGAGACGGGGGACGTGCCGCTGCACTTCACAAAGCAGGCCGACCTGGACCGCGTGACCGACGAAACGGGCCTGCGCGTGAGCCCGCACGGGCTGATGCAGGGCTACCTGAACGCCACGCCGGGGCATCTGTGGGGCCTGGTCACGAACGGGGAGACGCTGCGGCTGCTGCGGGACAACGCGCAGGTCACGCGCCCCGCGTACGTGGAGTTCCAGATTGGCGAGATGCTGCGCGCGGAGGACGCCCGCGCCTTCCGGGTGCTGTGGCTGCTGCTGCACCGCACCCGGCTGCGTGGCGGCCAGGGGGGCACCCTGGAGCGCTGGAACGAGGCGAGCAAGGAACTGGGCCAGCGGGCGAACGACACCCTGCGCGACGGCGTGCAACTTGCCATCGAGCACCTGGGGACTGGCTTTCTGCACCGCAACCCGGCCCTGCTGGAGGCGACCCGCAGCGGCGCAGTGACTCCCCAGGACCTCTACCGCGCCTGCCTGCGCACCGTGTACCAGATGGTGTTCCTGTTCGTGACCGAGGACCGCGACCTGCTGTTTGAAAGAAATGACAAGGGCGAGTATGTCGCGGACGCCGTGACCCGCGCCCGCGCCGCGCACCTGCTGACCCGCGCCCTGCGGCAGAAGGCGGGGGCGTTGACCGGCAGCGCGGCCCACACCGACGCCTACCAGGGCTGGGAGACGCTGCTGACCTATGTGCGCGGCGGCTTTGCCCCGCTGGGCCTGCCCGCGCTGGGCAGCCTGCTGTTCTCGCCCACCCTCCTGAGCGGGTTGAAGCTCGGCAACGACGCCCTGTACGCCGCCGTGCGTGCCCTGAGCGAAATCCGCGTGGGCGGCAGCCTGCGCCCGGTGAACTACGCGGGCCTGGACTCCGAGGAACTGGGCAGCATCTACGAGAGCCTGCTGGAACTCGTGCCGCGCGTAGAGAGCGGGCCGCGTTTCTCGCTGACCCTGCTGCCCGGCAACGAGCGCAAGAGCACCGGCAGTTACTACACGCCCGCCCCCCTGATTGGCCTGCTGCTGGACAGCGCCCTGGACCCGGTGATAGACGACGCCGTGCGGGACAAGACCCCCCAGGACGCCATCCGCGCCCTGCGGGAGCTGAAGGTCATTGACCCGGCGTGCGGCAGCGGCCACTTCCTGATTGCCGCCGCCCGCCGAATTGGGGTGCGGCTGGCCGAGCTGGAGGAAGAAACCAGTCAGCCCAGCCCCGCCGCACTGCGCCGCGCCACCCGCACCGTCATTGCCCACTGCATCTACGGGGCGGACATCAACCCCGTGGCCGTGGAACTGGCGAAAGTGGCCCTGTGGCTGGAATCCCAGGACGCCGGGAAACCGCTGGCCTTTCTGGACCACCGCCTGCGCGTGGGCAACAGCCTGTTAGGGATAGGCCGGGACGGCATGCAGGTCACGGAAACGCTGAAGGACACCTCGCGCACGCGCACCAGCGACAAGCTGACCGAAGTGCGGCTGCTGGGCCTGCCCGACGACGCCTACGCCGCGCTGGAAGGCGACGACCGGGGAACCGTGGCCGACCTGAAAAAACGCAACAAGCAGGAACGCAAGGCCCTGGCCCCCGCCGCCGGGAACCAGCCCACGCTGCTGGGACCGTCCGGGCTGGGCGTGAAACTGGGCGCCCTGAACCGCATCGAGCCGAACACCCTCCAGGACGTGCAGGCCCAGGAAAGCACCTTCCGCGCCATCGAGGCCGACGAGACGCGCCAGCAGGACAAGGCCCTGGCCGACGCCTGGTGCGCCGCCTTCGTGCTGCCGCGCCTGCCCGGTCGCCCCGCCGTGACCACCGCCACCCTGCACACCCTGCAAGCCCAGCCCGCCGCGCTGCCGGGGGTGCGGGAAGCCGTGCGGGCCGTGGCCGCGCAGTACCGTTTTCTGCACCCGCACATCGAGTTCCCGGACGTGTTCACGGGCGAGCGCGGAGGCTTTGACTGCGTGCTGGGCAACCCGCCGTGGGAACACACGGAGTTGAAGGAAAAGGAATGGTTCGCGGCCCGCGTGCCGGAGATTGCGGGGGCGGCCACCGGAGCCATCCGCAAACGGATGATTGACGAGCTGGCGACCGTAAACCCGCAGCTTCACGACGATTTCCTGTTCGCCCGCCGTGAGGCTGATGCCGTGAGCCACTTCATTTCGGCCAGTGGACGTTATCCGCTGACGGCCAGGGGACGTATCAACACCTACGCGATTTTCAGCGAGTTGTGCCGCCAGAGCCTGAACCCGCAGGGGCGCATGGGCATCATCGTGCCCAGCGGCATAGCGACAGATGATACCTACAAGTCGTTCTTCCAAGACATAACTGAATCGGGAAGCCTCAAGGAGTTGTACTTTTTCAACAATAAAGTATATTTCAAACAGATTGGATTAAATCAGAAGTTGTTTGTTACGTTGTCGGCAGGCCCGAAATCTGATGATGGAACATTCTTCATGGCTTGCGACGTTTCAACAGCTGAGGAAGCAGTAAGCCCCGGACGACGTTTCAACCTCTCGCCCGCCGAGATTGCCCTGCTGAACCCCAACACCCGCACCGCGCCCGTGTTCCGCACCGCCCGCGACGCCACCATCACCAAAGGCATCTACCAGCGTGTGCCGGTGCTGCTGAACGAAGGCACGGGCGAGAACCCCTGGGGCGTGTCGTTCAAGCAGGGGCTGTTCAACATGACGAGCGACTCCGGCCTGTTCCGCACCGCCGCGCAACTGGAGGCCGAAGGCTGGGTCTTGCAGGGCAACCACTACCACCAGGCGGGCGGGCCGGGGCGGATGCTCCCGCTGTACGAAGCCAAACTGATGCACCAGTTCGACCACCGCTACGCGACCTACACCCCGCAGGGCGACACGCGCGACCTGACGCCAGCCGAAAAAGCCGACCCGGACACCCTGCCCCAGCCGAGGTACTGGGTGCCGGAAGGCGAAGTGGAGGGAAGGCTGATTCAGCGTGACCGCAATGGAAACATCACCTGGGCGTGGACGCGGAAGTGGCTGATGGGTTTCCGAGACATCACAAACGCGACGAATGAGCGGACGGCGATATTTAGTCCAATGCCCAGGATAGGCGTAGGCAATAAAGCACCTATTACCTTTACTGACCACGTTGAGAAGATTGCTGGCTATCTCTCCTGCGTAAGCTCTTTCCCGTTTGACTTCGCGGCCCGTCAGAAAGTTGGCGGAACCACGATGAACTTCTTTCTGGTTAAGCAGTTCCCCGTTCTCCCCCCCTCGGCCTTCACGCCGCAGCGCCTCGGCTTCATCACGCCGCGTGTGCTGGAGCTGACCTTCACGGCGCACGACCTGACCGGCTTTGCGCGTGACCTGGGCCACGCGGGGCCGCCCTTTGCCTGGGACGAGGAACGCCGCTTCTGGCTGCGGGCGGAACTGGACGCGCTGTACTTCCTGCTGTACGGGCTGGAACCGGCGGACGTGGACTATGTGATGGACACCTTCCCCATCGTGAAACGCAAGGACGAGGCGAAGTGGGGCACGTACCGCACGAAGGAAGCGATTCTGAGCGTGTACGACGAACTGCGCGCGCTGGGGCTGGAGCGGCTGGACGAGTACCGCAGCCGGGCACCGGGCGGGGCGGTGGCGGGGGGCTGGGTGCCCACATCGTGA
- a CDS encoding type II toxin-antitoxin system RelE/ParE family toxin: MSDRELLWVGSSKQALLDMPEEVRREFGFVLRAVQQGQEHPSIKTWTGAAGVYEIRVNDPDSTYRTVYVANLPDAIYVLHAFQKKSMKGIKTSQRDKDMVRDGLGAARDHSRQVMAARATQAAPKRKEKKK, encoded by the coding sequence GTGAGCGACCGGGAACTGCTGTGGGTGGGTTCCAGCAAACAGGCGCTGCTGGACATGCCGGAGGAGGTGCGCCGTGAGTTCGGATTCGTGCTGCGGGCCGTTCAGCAGGGTCAGGAGCACCCGTCCATCAAGACGTGGACTGGAGCCGCAGGGGTGTACGAAATCCGGGTCAACGACCCTGACTCCACGTACCGCACGGTCTACGTCGCCAACCTGCCAGACGCAATCTACGTCCTGCACGCCTTCCAGAAGAAGTCCATGAAGGGCATCAAGACCTCACAGCGCGACAAAGACATGGTCCGTGATGGCCTGGGCGCAGCGCGTGACCACAGCCGTCAGGTGATGGCGGCCAGAGCCACACAGGCAGCCCCGAAACGGAAGGAAAAGAAGAAATGA